The Gemella massiliensis genome contains a region encoding:
- the comGA gene encoding competence type IV pilus ATPase ComGA — MTKIIEYAIKIKASDIHIYPHVSGNSFIKLRIKGELSKYEEYTNGELEGIISLLKFNANIDISKNKEPQSGRFVYEFDGKSYYLRVSTLPLNELTEGCVVRIFINEVEDVDYSIFEPDKDFITGLAKKNYGLILFSGPTGSGKSTSLYKLASEIAKDNRQVITVEDPVEKNIQSLVQMQINDKAGINYDNALKSILRCDPDAIIIGEIRDYKTASEVVTSSFSGHLVASTIHAEDSIGVINRLKDLGLSLEDIRQTVLCIISQRLVTLTTGERGLVTEILKKEDIKDYITYNKINNHTLPYKFNLALEKGFITFEEKEKWGY, encoded by the coding sequence ATGACAAAAATTATAGAGTATGCTATAAAAATAAAAGCCAGTGATATTCATATTTATCCACATGTATCAGGTAATTCTTTTATAAAACTTAGAATAAAAGGTGAACTAAGTAAATATGAAGAGTATACAAATGGGGAGTTAGAAGGGATAATTTCATTATTAAAATTTAATGCAAATATAGATATTTCAAAAAATAAAGAACCACAAAGTGGTAGGTTTGTTTATGAATTTGACGGCAAGAGTTATTACCTTAGGGTATCAACATTGCCTCTTAATGAATTAACGGAAGGTTGTGTAGTGAGAATTTTTATTAATGAAGTAGAAGATGTTGACTATAGTATTTTTGAGCCGGATAAAGATTTTATTACTGGTTTGGCGAAGAAAAACTACGGATTAATTCTTTTTTCGGGACCAACAGGAAGCGGGAAATCAACATCACTTTATAAATTAGCTAGCGAGATTGCAAAAGATAATAGACAAGTCATTACTGTAGAAGATCCTGTAGAAAAAAATATTCAAAGCTTGGTACAAATGCAAATTAATGATAAGGCAGGTATTAATTACGATAATGCTTTAAAATCTATTTTACGTTGTGATCCCGATGCGATTATAATAGGGGAAATACGTGATTACAAAACGGCGAGTGAAGTAGTAACATCGTCGTTTTCAGGGCATTTAGTAGCTAGTACCATTCATGCCGAAGATTCAATTGGTGTTATCAACAGATTAAAAGATTTGGGGTTATCGCTAGAGGACATTAGACAAACTGTACTTTGTATTATTTCGCAAAGGTTAGTGACTCTCACAACAGGTGAACGAGGACTTGTTACCGAAATATTGAAAAAAGAAGATATAAAAGATTATATCACTTATAATAAAATAAATAACCATACTTTACCCTATAAATTTAATTTAGCTTTAGAGAAAGGATTTATAACTTTTGAAGAAAAAGAAAAATGGGGATATTAA
- a CDS encoding helix-turn-helix domain-containing protein: protein MKNNGTLLAQNLKKLRKMNNYSMSAVAHKLELSSHGVYANWEYGRNEPNVATLVSIAKLYNISIDELVGYKTETEARSKLADTHFEVIDMIKALDNEDCKLVEEVLRRFRGYSFSRNLNL, encoded by the coding sequence TTGAAGAATAACGGAACATTACTGGCACAAAATTTAAAGAAACTTCGAAAAATGAATAATTATTCTATGTCTGCTGTTGCACATAAGTTAGAGTTATCTTCTCATGGTGTTTATGCTAATTGGGAGTACGGTAGAAACGAACCTAATGTAGCTACTTTAGTATCTATTGCGAAATTGTATAATATTTCTATAGATGAATTGGTTGGCTATAAAACAGAAACAGAGGCTCGTTCGAAGTTAGCTGATACTCACTTTGAAGTAATTGATATGATAAAGGCATTAGACAATGAAGATTGTAAATTAGTAGAAGAGGTTTTAAGAAGATTTAGGGGTTACTCTTTTTCTAGGAACTTGAATCTGTAA
- a CDS encoding tRNA threonylcarbamoyladenosine dehydratase has translation MLHQFSRNELVIGDEGLKILKNSRVGILGIGGVGSFAAESLARSGVGSLVIMDKDNIDITNINRQIHATTKTVGASKVEEMKKRILDINPKCEVIAIRDFYTEDTYHKFYERKLDFVIDACDTVTFKLHLIQYCLKNKIPMISVMGSANKMDPTKFKIADISKTTVCPLAKVIRTTLKKKGIKGKIPVVYSTESPTIANEEYLIKIGKQDSNIRKSKIPPASNAFCPSVAGLIAANYVYTNLLKNIKILTVEKPE, from the coding sequence ATGTTACATCAATTTTCTAGAAATGAGTTGGTAATAGGTGATGAGGGGTTAAAAATATTGAAAAATAGCAGAGTGGGAATTTTAGGCATAGGAGGGGTAGGCTCTTTTGCCGCTGAATCATTAGCACGCTCGGGAGTAGGGTCGTTAGTTATTATGGATAAAGATAATATTGATATTACCAATATTAATAGACAAATACACGCAACGACTAAAACGGTGGGAGCAAGTAAGGTAGAAGAAATGAAAAAACGTATTTTGGATATAAATCCGAAATGTGAAGTAATAGCAATTCGCGATTTTTATACAGAAGATACATATCATAAATTTTATGAAAGAAAGTTAGATTTTGTTATTGATGCTTGTGATACAGTAACTTTTAAATTGCATTTAATACAATACTGTTTAAAAAATAAAATACCGATGATAAGTGTCATGGGATCTGCTAATAAGATGGATCCGACGAAGTTTAAAATAGCTGACATTAGTAAAACAACAGTTTGTCCGTTAGCTAAGGTAATAAGAACAACACTAAAGAAAAAAGGAATAAAGGGGAAAATTCCTGTTGTATACTCTACAGAAAGCCCAACAATTGCTAATGAGGAATACTTAATAAAAATAGGAAAACAAGATTCAAATATAAGAAAATCAAAAATTCCACCAGCATCTAATGCGTTTTGTCCATCGGTGGCGGGCTTAATAGCGGCAAATTATGTTTATACTAATTTGTTGAAAAATATAAAAATATTAACCGTTGAAAAACCGGAATAA
- the uvrA gene encoding excinuclease ABC subunit UvrA produces the protein MQRKNKIIIQGARENNLKNIDLEIPRDKFVVITGLSGSGKSSLAFDTIYAEGQRRYVESLSAYARQFLGNIEKPDVDLIEGLSPAISINQKTTSKNPRSTVATVTEIYDYLRLLYARIGEIYCPNHHIKIESSSISQIVDSVMAMPEKSRIQIVAPVLKEKKGTHKKLIEKLAKDGYIRFKIDGENYEVDEIPELDKNKKHSISVIIDRLVIKEGIETRLADSLETSLNLSNNDLVEIDDVRENITQLYSTKHSCKFCDFALGELEPRIFSFNNPQGACPSCDGLGIHETVDVNKVIKKDLSIENGAIVVYNNATSTYYPSLIQCVCNHFGIDMTIPFNRLPKEKQDIILYGNDKEEITHTYINDEGVKRSRIIYYEGVANNIFRRYKSGMTKATREAMSKYIKEDLCTSCKGQRLKPEILSVYVAKKNIAEICEMSIKESYEFFNTIQLSEKDYTIAKLVLKEIRARLQFLNDVGLDYLTLNRASGTLSGGEAQRIRLATQIGSKLMGVTYILDEPSIGLHQRDNEKLINTMLSMRDLGNTVLVVEHDEDTMLACDYIVDIGPKAGENGGEVVAVGTPQEVMANSKSITGAYLSGRKKIEVPKRRREGNNEFITVKKARKNNLKDVFVKFPLGKFIGVTGVSGSGKSTLVNEILFNSVKSILNKEEIDTTVVESVEGVEKNIDKIIDIDQSPIGRTPRSNPATYTGVFDDIRDLYASTNEAKLRGYKKGRFSFNVKGGRCEACTGDGILKIEMHFLPDVYVPCEVCKGSRYNRETLEIKYKGKSISDVLNMTIKEAYEFFENIPKIKNKLETLVNVGLDYIRLGQSATTLSGGEAQRVKLASELYKKSTGKTLYILDEPTTGLHIDDISRLIKIIDKLVDGGNTVIVIEHNLDVIKCCDYLIDLGPEGGIGGGTILAECTPEQLIENKQSYTGKFLKKML, from the coding sequence ATGCAAAGAAAAAATAAGATAATAATACAGGGTGCAAGAGAGAATAATTTAAAAAATATTGATTTAGAAATACCGAGAGATAAATTTGTTGTTATAACAGGGCTTAGTGGAAGTGGGAAAAGCTCGTTGGCATTTGATACAATTTATGCAGAAGGGCAACGTCGTTATGTTGAAAGCCTTAGTGCATATGCGCGACAATTTCTGGGAAATATTGAGAAACCGGATGTCGATTTGATTGAGGGCTTATCGCCGGCAATCTCAATTAATCAAAAAACAACATCAAAAAACCCACGTTCAACAGTTGCAACAGTTACAGAAATTTATGATTATCTTCGTTTATTATACGCACGTATAGGAGAAATTTATTGCCCGAATCATCATATTAAAATTGAAAGTAGTTCCATTAGTCAGATTGTTGATTCCGTTATGGCAATGCCGGAAAAAAGCAGAATACAAATAGTAGCACCTGTATTAAAAGAAAAAAAAGGGACGCATAAAAAATTAATAGAAAAGTTAGCTAAGGACGGGTATATACGTTTTAAAATAGATGGAGAAAACTATGAAGTAGATGAAATTCCTGAACTTGATAAAAATAAGAAACATTCCATTAGTGTAATTATTGATAGACTGGTAATAAAAGAAGGAATAGAAACTAGATTGGCAGATTCTCTTGAAACGTCATTAAATCTTTCTAATAATGATTTAGTAGAGATAGATGATGTAAGAGAAAATATAACACAACTTTATTCAACAAAGCATAGTTGTAAGTTCTGTGATTTTGCACTTGGAGAACTGGAACCGAGAATATTTTCATTTAATAATCCACAAGGTGCTTGCCCATCATGTGATGGTCTTGGAATACATGAAACTGTTGATGTAAATAAAGTTATTAAAAAAGATTTATCAATAGAAAATGGTGCAATAGTCGTTTATAATAATGCCACAAGTACATATTATCCGAGTCTGATACAATGTGTGTGTAATCATTTCGGAATTGATATGACTATTCCGTTTAACCGATTACCAAAAGAAAAACAAGATATTATTTTGTATGGAAATGACAAAGAAGAAATTACTCATACTTATATCAATGATGAAGGCGTTAAACGTTCTCGTATAATATATTATGAAGGTGTTGCCAATAATATATTTCGTCGTTACAAATCAGGTATGACAAAAGCAACACGAGAAGCAATGTCAAAATATATAAAAGAAGATTTGTGTACCAGTTGTAAAGGACAAAGATTGAAGCCGGAAATCTTATCAGTGTATGTCGCTAAAAAAAATATTGCTGAAATATGCGAAATGTCTATTAAAGAAAGTTATGAATTTTTTAATACTATTCAATTAAGTGAAAAAGATTATACTATTGCAAAATTGGTATTAAAAGAAATTAGGGCGCGACTGCAATTCCTTAATGACGTAGGATTGGATTATTTAACATTAAATCGTGCTTCCGGAACACTGTCCGGCGGAGAGGCACAACGTATTCGATTGGCAACTCAAATAGGTTCAAAATTAATGGGTGTTACTTATATTTTGGACGAGCCATCTATCGGACTGCATCAACGAGATAATGAAAAACTAATAAATACGATGTTATCAATGCGTGATTTAGGGAATACGGTTTTAGTAGTTGAACATGATGAAGATACTATGTTAGCGTGTGATTATATTGTTGATATTGGACCAAAAGCCGGTGAAAACGGTGGGGAAGTTGTAGCAGTAGGAACTCCACAAGAAGTAATGGCTAATTCAAAATCTATTACAGGTGCATATTTATCGGGGAGAAAGAAAATAGAAGTTCCGAAAAGAAGAAGAGAAGGGAATAATGAATTTATTACCGTCAAAAAAGCTAGAAAGAATAATTTAAAAGATGTATTTGTAAAATTTCCGCTGGGTAAATTTATCGGAGTAACTGGAGTTTCCGGGAGTGGTAAATCAACATTAGTTAATGAAATACTATTTAATTCTGTTAAAAGTATTTTAAATAAAGAAGAAATAGATACGACAGTGGTTGAATCAGTAGAAGGTGTTGAGAAAAACATAGATAAAATAATTGATATAGATCAAAGTCCGATTGGAAGAACACCAAGAAGTAATCCTGCCACTTATACCGGTGTTTTTGATGATATAAGGGATTTATATGCAAGTACCAATGAAGCGAAATTACGTGGATATAAAAAAGGACGTTTTAGTTTTAATGTTAAAGGTGGACGTTGTGAAGCGTGTACGGGTGATGGTATATTGAAAATAGAAATGCACTTTTTACCAGATGTTTATGTACCATGCGAAGTATGTAAGGGTAGCCGCTATAATAGAGAAACACTGGAGATAAAATATAAAGGTAAAAGTATAAGTGATGTATTGAATATGACAATAAAAGAGGCATATGAATTCTTTGAAAATATTCCTAAGATTAAAAATAAACTGGAAACACTTGTTAATGTCGGACTTGATTATATTCGCTTAGGGCAAAGTGCAACAACACTTTCAGGAGGTGAAGCTCAAAGGGTAAAATTAGCTAGTGAATTATACAAAAAATCTACAGGTAAAACTTTGTATATATTAGATGAGCCAACTACAGGATTACATATTGATGATATTAGCAGATTGATAAAAATTATTGATAAACTGGTTGATGGAGGTAATACTGTTATAGTTATTGAGCATAACCTTGATGTAATTAAGTGTTGTGATTATTTAATCGACTTGGGACCGGAAGGTGGTATTGGTGGGGGAACAATTCTTGCCGAATGTACACCGGAACAGTTAATTGAAAATAAACAAAGTTATACCGGTAAATTTCTGAAAAAAATGTTATAG